A genomic segment from Bradysia coprophila strain Holo2 chromosome III, BU_Bcop_v1, whole genome shotgun sequence encodes:
- the LOC119074649 gene encoding uncharacterized protein aq_928-like isoform X2 produces MFIAKVRVARTTLGRLLSAELTCNSSTKRDTIIKNTCTSTSAKEMADEEKIVRRNPHGDFKSIEASRPAYDKSAEVYFTQTHSPNWKPGDGSNDNGECLQKSHIAIDPHEDGRPSVYNYKLLISAIVPRPIGFISTRSADGSSTNIAPFSYFQTVNHDPPLFVVSFSGGLEQAKDTLRNLVETKECVINIVSEHFIEAANATSTNAPYGVSEWVLSGLTPADCCRVKSSRVKEAIFSIEGILVETKEFDSRAVPGKKSAVMAIIEGVQFWAREDAINDEKNLIDLKVLRPVSRFGGIMYGRTTQPFEIPRPDYNQLIDEFGDELAKPKADGQ; encoded by the exons atg TTCATAGCAAAGGTGCGAGTAGCAAGAACAACATTAGGAC GACTTCTGTCGGCCGAACTAACCTGTAACAGCTCAACAAAACGAGACACTATTATCAAAAATACTTGCACATCTACCTCAGCGAAAGAAATGGCTGACGAGGAGAAAATTGTTCGTCGAAATCCACACGGTGACTTTAAGTCCATTGAAGCGTCACGTCCAGCCTATGATAAATCTGCAGAAGTCTATTTCACACAAACACATTCACCGAACTGGAAACCGGGTGATGGTAGCAATGATAACGGTGAATGTTTGCAGAAGAGTCACATTGCCATCGATCCACATGAAGATGGACGACCGTCTGTCTACAATTATAAACTGTTGATCAGCGCCATCGTTCCAAGACCAATTGGTTTTATATCTACACGCAGTGCTGATGGCAGCAGCACGAATATTGCACCATTCAGTTATTTTCAAACGGTCAATCATGATCCACCATTGtttgttgtttcattttctGGTGGACTGGAGCAGGCAAAAGATACGTTGCGTAATTTAGTAGAGACAAAGGAGTGTGTAATTAATATCGTAAGTGAACATTTCATTGAGGCGGCGAATGCAACGTCTACGAATGCACCGTATGGTGTTTCTGAATGGGTTTTGTCCGGATTAACTCCGGCAGATTGTTGTCGTGTCAAATCATCGCGTGTCAAAGAGGCTATTTTCAGCATTGAAGGGATTTTGGTCGAAACGAAAGAGTTTGATAGTAGAGCTGTTCCTGGAAAAAAATCGGCTGTTATGGCAATTATCGAAGGAGTTCAGTTTTGGGCTAGAGAAGATGCTATCAATGATGAAAAGAACTTGATCGATCTTAAGGTACTGAGACCAGTTAGTAGATTTGGTGGTATCATGTACGGTCGAACGACACAACCTTTTGAAATTCCTCGACCAGATTACAACCAGTTGATCGACGAATTCGGTGATGAATTGGCGAAACCGAAGGCTGATGGACAATAA
- the LOC119074649 gene encoding uncharacterized protein aq_928-like isoform X1, translating into MVIWIRFIAKVRVARTTLGRLLSAELTCNSSTKRDTIIKNTCTSTSAKEMADEEKIVRRNPHGDFKSIEASRPAYDKSAEVYFTQTHSPNWKPGDGSNDNGECLQKSHIAIDPHEDGRPSVYNYKLLISAIVPRPIGFISTRSADGSSTNIAPFSYFQTVNHDPPLFVVSFSGGLEQAKDTLRNLVETKECVINIVSEHFIEAANATSTNAPYGVSEWVLSGLTPADCCRVKSSRVKEAIFSIEGILVETKEFDSRAVPGKKSAVMAIIEGVQFWAREDAINDEKNLIDLKVLRPVSRFGGIMYGRTTQPFEIPRPDYNQLIDEFGDELAKPKADGQ; encoded by the exons atggtaatttggataAGG TTCATAGCAAAGGTGCGAGTAGCAAGAACAACATTAGGAC GACTTCTGTCGGCCGAACTAACCTGTAACAGCTCAACAAAACGAGACACTATTATCAAAAATACTTGCACATCTACCTCAGCGAAAGAAATGGCTGACGAGGAGAAAATTGTTCGTCGAAATCCACACGGTGACTTTAAGTCCATTGAAGCGTCACGTCCAGCCTATGATAAATCTGCAGAAGTCTATTTCACACAAACACATTCACCGAACTGGAAACCGGGTGATGGTAGCAATGATAACGGTGAATGTTTGCAGAAGAGTCACATTGCCATCGATCCACATGAAGATGGACGACCGTCTGTCTACAATTATAAACTGTTGATCAGCGCCATCGTTCCAAGACCAATTGGTTTTATATCTACACGCAGTGCTGATGGCAGCAGCACGAATATTGCACCATTCAGTTATTTTCAAACGGTCAATCATGATCCACCATTGtttgttgtttcattttctGGTGGACTGGAGCAGGCAAAAGATACGTTGCGTAATTTAGTAGAGACAAAGGAGTGTGTAATTAATATCGTAAGTGAACATTTCATTGAGGCGGCGAATGCAACGTCTACGAATGCACCGTATGGTGTTTCTGAATGGGTTTTGTCCGGATTAACTCCGGCAGATTGTTGTCGTGTCAAATCATCGCGTGTCAAAGAGGCTATTTTCAGCATTGAAGGGATTTTGGTCGAAACGAAAGAGTTTGATAGTAGAGCTGTTCCTGGAAAAAAATCGGCTGTTATGGCAATTATCGAAGGAGTTCAGTTTTGGGCTAGAGAAGATGCTATCAATGATGAAAAGAACTTGATCGATCTTAAGGTACTGAGACCAGTTAGTAGATTTGGTGGTATCATGTACGGTCGAACGACACAACCTTTTGAAATTCCTCGACCAGATTACAACCAGTTGATCGACGAATTCGGTGATGAATTGGCGAAACCGAAGGCTGATGGACAATAA
- the LOC119074587 gene encoding uncharacterized protein LOC119074587 gives MNLDQRTFFKKCRVCNKEGSRNIFEKINRTLESSSLQCVSSNSRLLEKLRFVTMIKIDEFDNKPKMLCDLCIIQLNVSYQFKTLAVEIDGKHQQYLIENGVNHSPNSENSTVHSVEQRTLERSAATVRPITFPVSLSNLQHRRVIKSEPNDYEIMSDITIDTNTDLLEDFPRNGVTSSASNQPFGTSNMVCVSDLDLLRSNGDSDTEFINNCLPSSYRFENPANTVESRQSTTTTTTTTIASKQLVIAASKTTNQSKTVTSDRHTSHNTEVVEEQSSERATVLPRRKRNSTVKFADNEVKKSLRPKSNENIDYSLVRKKRKLINPVNKVKRNNKIKQENDPIKKQSGTIVPKNSSILRNKRRNDMVDDRSLPQFRRGQNANNKEQYRENRKIRRRMVIRETDRFRFASIKTIDSVTSTRN, from the exons ATGAATTTAGATCAAagaacttttttcaaaaagtgcAGAGTGTGCAACAAAGAGGGATCgcgaaatattttcgaaaaaataaatagaacatTAGAATCATCATCACTACAATGTGTGTCATCAAATTCACGACTATTGGAAAAATTGCGCTTCGTGACCATGATTAAG aTAGACgaattcgacaacaaaccaaaAATGCTATGTGATCTCTGCATCATTCAACTCAATGTATCGTATCAATTCAAAACGCTGGCTGTTGAAATCGACGGAAAGCATCAGCAGTACTTAATTGAAAATGGTGTCAATCATTCGCCCAATAGTGAAAACAGTACCGTACATAGCGTCGAGCAACGAACATTGGAGAGATCAGCGGCAACAGTTCGTCCGATTACTTTTCCTGTCAGCTTATCCAATCTTCAACATCGACGTGTAATCAAGTCGGAACCGAACGACTATGAAATCATGTCCGACATTACGATCGACACCAATACTGACCTGCTCGAAGATTTTCCACGAAATGGTGTTACCAGCAGCGCTAGTAATCAACCATTCGGTACGTCGAATATGGTGTGTGTCAGTGATCTTGATTTACTCCGATCGAATGGTGATTCGGATACTGAATTCATCAATAACTGTTTGCCCTCATCGTACCGTTTTGAAAATCCGGCTAATACCGTGGAGTCACGTCAATCGACCACGACGACCACCACAACAACGATAGCGTCAAAACAGTTGGTAATAGCTGCATCGAAGACTACGAATCAAAGTAAAACGGTTACATCCGATAGACACACGTCTCACAATACGGAAGTTGTGGAAGAGCAATCGTCCGAACGTGCGACCGTTTTGCCACGGAGGAAACGGAACAGCACAGTGAAATTTGCCGATAATGAAGTGAAAAAGAGCCTTCGACCCAAATCCAACGAAAACATTGACTATTCGCTGGTGCGGAAAAAGCGTAAGCTCATCAATCCGGTAAATAAAGTGAAGCGAAACAATAAGATAAAACAGGAAAATGACCCAATCAAAAAACAGTCTGGCACAATTGTTccgaaaaattcatcaatatTGAGGAACAAGCGCAGAAACGACATGGTTGATGATAGAAGTCTACCACAATTTCGACGTGGACAAAATGCAAACAATAAGGAGCAATATCGGGAAAATCGAAAGATTAGGCGACGAATGGTTATTAGAGAAACGGATCGTTTTCGGTTTGCTTCAATCAAGACAATCGACAGTGTGACCTCAACGCGAAACTGA
- the LOC119074649 gene encoding uncharacterized protein aq_928-like isoform X3 — protein sequence MADEEKIVRRNPHGDFKSIEASRPAYDKSAEVYFTQTHSPNWKPGDGSNDNGECLQKSHIAIDPHEDGRPSVYNYKLLISAIVPRPIGFISTRSADGSSTNIAPFSYFQTVNHDPPLFVVSFSGGLEQAKDTLRNLVETKECVINIVSEHFIEAANATSTNAPYGVSEWVLSGLTPADCCRVKSSRVKEAIFSIEGILVETKEFDSRAVPGKKSAVMAIIEGVQFWAREDAINDEKNLIDLKVLRPVSRFGGIMYGRTTQPFEIPRPDYNQLIDEFGDELAKPKADGQ from the coding sequence ATGGCTGACGAGGAGAAAATTGTTCGTCGAAATCCACACGGTGACTTTAAGTCCATTGAAGCGTCACGTCCAGCCTATGATAAATCTGCAGAAGTCTATTTCACACAAACACATTCACCGAACTGGAAACCGGGTGATGGTAGCAATGATAACGGTGAATGTTTGCAGAAGAGTCACATTGCCATCGATCCACATGAAGATGGACGACCGTCTGTCTACAATTATAAACTGTTGATCAGCGCCATCGTTCCAAGACCAATTGGTTTTATATCTACACGCAGTGCTGATGGCAGCAGCACGAATATTGCACCATTCAGTTATTTTCAAACGGTCAATCATGATCCACCATTGtttgttgtttcattttctGGTGGACTGGAGCAGGCAAAAGATACGTTGCGTAATTTAGTAGAGACAAAGGAGTGTGTAATTAATATCGTAAGTGAACATTTCATTGAGGCGGCGAATGCAACGTCTACGAATGCACCGTATGGTGTTTCTGAATGGGTTTTGTCCGGATTAACTCCGGCAGATTGTTGTCGTGTCAAATCATCGCGTGTCAAAGAGGCTATTTTCAGCATTGAAGGGATTTTGGTCGAAACGAAAGAGTTTGATAGTAGAGCTGTTCCTGGAAAAAAATCGGCTGTTATGGCAATTATCGAAGGAGTTCAGTTTTGGGCTAGAGAAGATGCTATCAATGATGAAAAGAACTTGATCGATCTTAAGGTACTGAGACCAGTTAGTAGATTTGGTGGTATCATGTACGGTCGAACGACACAACCTTTTGAAATTCCTCGACCAGATTACAACCAGTTGATCGACGAATTCGGTGATGAATTGGCGAAACCGAAGGCTGATGGACAATAA